The Catenulispora sp. EB89 genome has a segment encoding these proteins:
- a CDS encoding DUF1906 domain-containing protein — translation MRLLRLTALTAVLTLSCGEAASAAVGPLSGLKAVSYAGTTVEVPVGWPVHDLTAAPHTCIRYDRHAVYLGDPGPDQNCPAGAVGRTETVRIASDGKVTRTYGYRRSADEADVPDGPNAPDAEPQTAPRSRSRLPERTIKAAATYSGLGFDTCAAPSADAMQAWAGASPYHAVGIYIGGIDRACPDGNLTPGWIQTVARQGWKFFPIYVGLQAPCWKDPGGGHPALIARSRRWTQGQEAANDAANRAAYFGIAPGSPIYFDMEYYPRNDAGCTQDVQAFLSAWTDQLHARGFISGIYSSSKGAIADMALVYESEAAYRADVAWFAHWDKVPQLFGDPTLSDRYWPGPRRIKQYQGGHNETYGGKRLNIDLNMLNAPVAALK, via the coding sequence ATGCGTCTGCTCCGTCTCACCGCCCTGACCGCAGTCCTGACCCTGAGCTGCGGCGAAGCCGCCTCGGCCGCGGTCGGGCCGCTGTCCGGGCTCAAAGCGGTGAGCTACGCGGGCACCACGGTCGAGGTCCCGGTGGGCTGGCCGGTGCACGACCTGACGGCCGCGCCGCATACCTGTATCCGGTATGACCGGCACGCGGTGTACCTCGGCGACCCGGGGCCGGACCAGAACTGCCCGGCGGGCGCCGTGGGCCGCACGGAGACCGTGCGCATCGCCTCGGACGGCAAGGTGACCCGGACCTACGGCTACCGCCGGTCCGCGGACGAGGCGGACGTGCCGGACGGGCCGAACGCGCCGGACGCCGAGCCGCAGACCGCGCCGCGCAGCCGCTCACGCCTCCCCGAGCGCACCATCAAGGCCGCCGCCACCTACTCCGGCCTGGGCTTCGACACCTGCGCGGCGCCGTCCGCCGACGCCATGCAGGCCTGGGCCGGCGCCTCGCCGTACCACGCGGTCGGCATCTACATCGGCGGCATCGACCGCGCCTGCCCGGACGGCAACCTGACCCCGGGCTGGATCCAGACGGTGGCCCGGCAGGGCTGGAAGTTCTTCCCGATCTACGTCGGCCTGCAGGCGCCCTGCTGGAAGGACCCCGGCGGCGGCCACCCGGCGCTGATCGCCCGCAGCCGCCGCTGGACCCAGGGCCAGGAGGCCGCGAACGACGCGGCGAACCGCGCGGCGTACTTCGGCATCGCCCCGGGCAGCCCGATCTACTTCGACATGGAGTACTACCCGCGCAACGACGCCGGCTGCACCCAGGACGTCCAGGCGTTCCTGAGCGCCTGGACCGACCAGCTGCACGCGCGCGGATTCATCTCAGGGATCTACAGCAGCTCCAAGGGCGCGATCGCGGACATGGCGCTGGTGTACGAGAGCGAGGCGGCCTACCGCGCGGACGTGGCGTGGTTCGCGCACTGGGACAAGGTCCCGCAGCTGTTCGGCGACCCGACGCTGAGCGACCGGTACTGGCCCGGGCCGCGGCGGATCAAGCAGTACCAGGGCGGCCACAACGAGACGTACGGCGGAAAGCGGCTGAACATCGACCTGAACATGCTGAACGCGCCGGTGGCGGCGCTGAAGTAG